The Coffea arabica cultivar ET-39 chromosome 2c, Coffea Arabica ET-39 HiFi, whole genome shotgun sequence genome includes the window ACAAACTAATCAGATTTTGGCATACCAGCTCTTTTGGAGGTCATTCGGGAGTGCAGGTGACTTATCACAAGCTAAGAGACACCTTCTACTGGAAACACATGCGCAAGGATGTCGACACTGTTGTTGCTGCTTGCGATGTTTGTCAAAGGCATAAAGCTGATTTGGCAGCTTACCCAGGCTtattacaacccttgccaataCCTGATAAAATTTGGACAGATATTTCTATGGATTTCATCGAAGGTCTTCCAAAATCTCAAGGCAAACAAGTCATTCTAGTGGTAGTAGATCGACTGAGTAAATATGCACATTTTTGTGCACTATCTCATCCCTACTCTGCAGTGGAAGTTGCTCAATCTTTCTTGGACAACGTCTTCAAATTACATGGTCTTCCTCAGACCATTGTGAGCGACAGGGACTTCATATTCCTTAGCAAATTCTGGAAAGAACTGTTCAACCTATTAAAAGTTCAACTCCAATTCTCTAGCTCCTATCATCCGCAAACTGACGGGCAAACGGAAGTGGTGAACAGATGTTTGGAAGGCTACTTACGTTGCATGGCTAGTGAACAACCACGATCATGGTACTCCTGGCTTCCATTGGCAGAATTTTGGTACAACACAAATTTCCACTCGGCCACCAAGATCACTCCATTCCAGGTAGTCTACGGACAGCCTCCTCCCATTCACATTCCTTACCTACCTGGTTCTGCTGTGGTTGAGGCCGTAGACAGGAGTTTAGCTGCCAGGGAAAAAGTTCTCCACCTCCTTAAACATAACCTGCGAAGGGCCCAACATCGAATGAAACAGCTAGCTGATGCACATCGCACTGACAGAGAATTTGCAATTGGAGACTTGGTATACGTCAAGCTGCACCCTTATAAACAACATTCTCTCAAAACCTCCAGCTGCCAGAAACTAGCTCCAAGGTATTTTGGTCCTTTTCCAGTTATTGAGCGAGTAGGGAAGGTGGCCTACAAACTACAGCTTCCCGACCATGCACGTATCCATTCAACCTTTCATATCTCTTTGTTATAAAAGAAAGTGGGATCTCACGTTGTCACACCACAATTACCATCTACCATCACTGATCAAGGCCACTTACTACTCGAACCAATAGCCATTTTGGACAGACGCATTACAAAGCGAGGAAATCATGCAGCAACTCAAGTTTTGGTTCAATGGAGTAATTCATTTCCAGAGGATGCAACGTGGGAATTCTTGCATGACCTATAACAGAAGTTCCCCACCTTTAATCCTTGAGGACAAGGACTTTCTCAGGAGGGAGCATCTGTTACGCACACAAAGATTACCAGAGGGCACTTTAGGAATTGGTTGTAACTTGTATTTTCTATTCTgcaatttgttttgtttgttcaGATCGCATGTAACTAACTCACAAAAATAGTAAGGCCATGCATGGACAATTTACGTGCTGGTCACATGCAAGGCACCCGAAATGGAAAGTAACGGCAGGGGAATTGGTTGTAACTGATTTTTCCTCCACCGCCTTCCTGCTAGTATAAGATATCAGTAAAGCCAAAGGGAAATATCATCGAACAGTTTGTAACGAATTCAGTCCCCCAAATCCCTTGTCTAAATCTGATTATCAATAATATTTACTCCCTATCTCCAAGAGATGTTCTCCATTCTTCATCTCTTCTGGTAGGGAGCTTTTGGTCTCTTTTTGCCTTCTGTATCAGTCAGACAACGAAATCACCCACatgattttcttctttctcctaCCAGTCGCCATCCTCATTCCATCACTTCTGCTAGAGCAACCCCATCATAATTAGTTGAGGTTTCTTGAGGGTTATGGTTGTAAGACTCGTAATTTTGTTGGGATTGATCCTAATCTTCAGATTGGGAGTATGAACAAGAAGaattggagcaaatttggaagTAAGATGAATCTAGGGTATAGAAACAGTATGGATTAGAAGAGTATTAAAGAGAGAGTGGGTTTTGACAAGGAGGATACTAGATGGACTGAAAAAATAGAGTTAGTGAAATCTATTGCCAATGGATGTGCAGGAAGAGATGCGAATGGACCGGAGAAGATGAGAACTGTTTTTTCGGAAGgaaattggaaaggaagatgagGATATGTTTATGTGGGGATAGTTTTAGGCTTAATTATAAAGTGCTCCCTATAATTATGAATCAATAGCAAATTTCCCCTATATTTACAAAAATCATTTGCATTTTAATActataaaatcaaataattggagtagcatcattttttttaaatacttaCATAGTATCTATGTTAATGTAggtttttatcaaatttaatttgatagttGTATTGGTAatagtattttttaattttagtaatttttctagaatttttaaaacttttaaatGCTTTAACTTGCGTATCACTTAATATTTAATTGATATGTCATGATCGATGTAGAACAACCGCGACTGCCACCTGAGATGTTGAGCCATGCTCACTATCCTTCCCCAATGTATTGTGCTATACTCATCATTAGTAGTAGTAGAATATACAAGcaaattcttgaaacttttctttcATCAGAGTTTAATTCATTGCTAATTAAACATTCACGGGACCTTACTTACTTTTACAATTAATATTCATCCTAGAGATGATTTGACTTCTTATACATGCATGTGTAGGTATTGGATGTAGATCAAGGGTTACAAGTTGCTCTAGTTCATAGGATATGTGGTTGCACACAATAAGGAGATTGTTATATGAGCTTGCCGTGGAATTTGGAAGAAACGCAGAAATTAGCCCTCTCCTTCTCTAATGGCGGATCTCCAGCTGCTATCTTGAGAACTTGCAGGATAAGACTATATAGCAAACTCCAACAACCATCATGTTCAAATGCATGAAACTCCAACTTACAAACACATAGCCAATCTTTAAAATTTATACTCCAGTTGGTCTTAGAAACTTTCCACATggtatatccttttttttttttttccttttccagatATTTGTCCATCAATGCAGAAGAAAAGGAGTTCGAACATGTTCAAACTTTCATCTGTAAAAAGATCAACACCTTCACCATCAGAACCTAACCGATCGATCTTCTTGATGATAAATTCCACCAAGTGAAATCGCTTGGCAGTCAAAATTTAGCTTTGGAATAAAAATCATCGATACCGGAGAAGATTAAAAGCAATTATGTAGTCATCACATTCCATAGCATGTTGATGGGTTGCTCAATTGTTTGATTGTTAGCCTGAGCATGTTGCCCATGGCAGTGAATTTGCGGCTGATGACAATGTTGACAAGAATCCTCTCCACTTGCCCATGAAGATGGTCGGAAGGTGCCATTGGATGAGGAGGTGGTGGGCAAAATGGGGCGGTGGTGATGGCTGGAGTTGAGAGAGTCAATCGGCGCGGAACGAGAGATAGAAATGCAGCAGCACGGTAGGCTTAGTTGGAGAAGATGATATAATTattaaaaattgcaattttggtCCTCTAGCTTTTCCGTGTTTTGTGTTTAGACCATTGACTTGTAATTCTTATAATACCTAGGCTTTAATACGGTGGTTACTTTTGTGCCGGAAAATTtctaataaatttaaatttaggaACTAAAAACACCCAAATAAAGAATGAATGATGACCCAAGGAGTGAGATTAAAAGAGAGAGACATTCAAGGAACAAAGATCAAGACATGGCAGAGGCAGTGAGATTATGCATGATCAAGGCAACAGGGCAAGGATGGGAGAAAATCAATATACGGTTTGAAAACAAGAAGATGATGACCCAAATTCAAACCGGGAAAGGGAGTAATATAGAAATAGCTGCTATTATGAAGGATATCCAGAAAATGACCTTATGGTTTCGAACGTACTCTTTTGTGAGTTTGAATGAAGATACTGATAGCCTTTGCTACAATTTGAGCAAAATtgctcttttgaatttttgtgacaTGGAGTGGAACTACGCCACTTCATAGTGCTAAAAGCACTTTTGTAAAGATAGGAGCCCTTGCTCCAAAATTGTATAGTTTTGTGATGATATAAAATTTCtaatgtttcaaaaaaaaaaaaatgaatgaatgatgaaattggtttaagaaaaaaaagttgACGGACTAAAATGaccattttttccaaaaaaaaaaaaaaatgtgcacCTGTAGTTACCAAATTTTTTGAAGCCTCGATTAGTCTACTAAACTATTTTGGTTTTTTTGAATATGAAGTGACGAAAATGCCCGTACAAATTTAGAGCCATGACTTCTGTTTATTTGAGGAATGTTTCCTTTAAATTTCATATCAAGAGTGAAAAAATGCATCATTTTAAATGGATAGGATTATGTGCAAAGGCGATGCATAGCTGTGCAATTTTCCTTCGTCGATAATTAATTAGttcaaaaaaataagaaaaaagaaatcaacGATGGCCGATAGGGGGAGGGGCATCCGGTAATTTGGAGACGGAGGGTACCACGTAAATCCCATAGATAGTTGCGCTAAGCTTTCCTCGTCCTGTTGAGTTTGAGCTGCTGGGTTGGGTTTCAGTTCTCCTCCTATTTCATATCTATATTTATTCCTACTAGGTACCATACAAACACGCACAAGTCCTCAGCGATAACGCTCATCGGCGGCATGGCCACCGGCGGCATcgctccctcttttctttcagGTAAACTGCTAAAGTACCCCCAAATTCAATTTTATTACGCTCCCGCTTTTCTTTCAGGTAAACTGCTAAAGTACCCCCAAATTCAATtttattattatgattattacTATTCGTGCATTTTTATCTGTTTCCATTTCTTCTTACGAGCCGGTGCTGATTTCGTGGATTTGATACTGCCTTAATAAAACTTTGCCGAGCGCGAATTTTGCAGTTGATAATAGCATCATTACTATTGAGACACACACTCCTCCGCATGGCAGTTGATTATATTTTCCTGTTTCCGCAGCCATACAATTTCTAGGGTTTCCACAATGTTTTGATTTCGTCGTCATATTTCTAGTTTTCTGCCAGAAGCtcttattttgtttgttttctttttttcccccaaggcatagtttgggagtttaggctAGAAAAGCAAAAGGCATCATTTTCTTTCCATATTGTTTGGGAGttttggaaaggaaagaaaagaaactaattTCTTTAGTTTGGGAATTGAAGAGAAATATAGACAAAAGGTTTTAAAACAAGTGTTTTACAAATTTGCAAACAATTTGGAACTTCTGATCCGCCCCTTTGAAGTCTCTAAGCATGTAGCCGACTTGTCCCTTTTTTGTTCGCTTTTTgtttgaagaaaaatatgcatCAATCCTTACCTCCATTTGACAGATTAGCCATTCACATTATGCAATAAGCGGAACCAAAACCCCATACCATGCAAGATTGCAACTTTGCAATAGCATCAGATATTAGGGGAAAAAAACTCAGGACTCAAAATAGAGCTGGTTTGATCTTGTTTCATACTACAAAAACTTGTCTCATTTACAGTCTTGATTCTGCTGCAGGTGGAAACCATCTCAAGGGCTACCAACTTTGGTCCCCAAACTCCTCTTCCTTGGTCAAGACACCAACTCTGACAGTCCAAAAGAACTTAAGCCGTCGGAGACTTCCTCGCAATTGGACTGTTCATGCAACCTACAAGTATGCTCATTCTTGTCTCCACAACTAAATATGGTTCCATTATCTACTACCGCATCTTTTACTGGCTACCAggacaactctccctctctctctctctctctctctctgatatTTTGCTTTTTAGTTGATGCACCAAAATGTCCTTTGGAACTAGATAAATACtataaaatccaaaacttgttCTTGTATTATTTGGTAAACATAACACTGAATTTGGCAGTCTTTCAGTGTGAGACCGGTAGGACAGTCTTCAATTCTCCACCCaatgtttgaaagttaagtttgtcattgttttgTATATGTAAGGATGGTTTGGGCTTCTCTTATTTGCGTTACCAGAAGTTTGTCTTGACAATGCTTTTGAATTCACCATGCTAGTTCGACAGCCTTAGCAAACAAGTGCATGAATGAGTGACCTTCTCATTACATGTGTGCTGAGTCATAAATGCATACCACCTGTATTCTTGTATTGTCTAGGTATGAATATTGGCATTAGTCTAGCACAGTGGTCTTTAAGCTCTTGTATGAATAATCTGGTGCAACTTTAAGCATGTTCTGCTACAGCTCAGAGACTTTGTTATATCTGTCATTCAGTGGTTCTATAACAGATTTTTCAGATGAGaagctcttcaatttctttgCTGTTGAGCTTAACATTGTGTATTCTACCAGATACAAGCTCTCTAATTTTTTCTTAGAGGCTTTTAAGCACTTTTGCAATGTTCTCCGGTTTGTCTTACTTTTATATGTGTCCTGTGAACGGAAATGTTGTTATGCACCAGCTGTGTGTGCATTTCCACTTTCGatgcattctcatttatcattttccaaaattttataGCTCTTCCTCTTGGCCTCGTAATATTAGTTCTACACATTCTCACATGTCAAACATTCAGCTCAGCACAACTTTAAGTTTAAAATGGGATTCTGTCTCTAGTACAGATAGTGGGATAATGTGGAAAACTGAGAAGCTATGAAACATCTATCTTTGTCTCTTGCCAAGATGCATTTAGTTAATTAGTCCTTGGATGACTAAATTCTTCCAAACAGAGCTTTATTTTAACTACTGTCTTTATATCCACATTGCATTTCCTGTAGTTGTCTGCTGGGTTTTGCTTTTCCCAACATCACTCTTTACCCGTGGCCATAATCTCCTTTTGATTGCAAAGTGCAGTGATCATAggggtggaggtggtggtgatTTTGTGGCTGGTTTCCTTTTAGGAGGTGCAATTTTTGGGACACTTGCATATGTTTTTGCTCCCCAggtgagataaattttctttttcctttaagACAACTCATTTCTGTATCGTCCACAAAAGTTATTGAGGTCTTATACTTTTGATAATTAAGTTTGCTTGGTAACTCTTTGGTCAACAATTGGAAGATTGTATTGTCCTTGAATTAAATACTCTGCTACATATTACAATTCTGATACTAGTTGGGAcaatttttattaattgagATTATCTGCCCGTCCTTGCCTTGCCTATTGGTAAGAGGTTGGTGGTTTGTGGATAGGAGGACAATCCTTGGTAGATATAGAACTGAAATAGTATGTAGCCGGTAACTTTCTAGCTTCAGAGTTGATAGGAGATGCTAGTAATCATTCATTTGCTTTTCCAAATCTATAAACTGTGTGGAATTTTGGCTGCAAGATTGAAGAAGCTGCTTGATCAGATTAAAGATAAGAGAAGAACAATCCATGGAAGGGAAAAACGAAAAGCTGATGAGAAAATTGACATGAGCATATTTAGTGATACAGGAATGGTTATGCTTTGGCTTGTTGATTTACCATTAATATACCCAAATCTCTTGATTCATTGCAAAAGAATTTTACAACTACTAATAGTGATTATATTCCTTAGGTCGCATTTTGCATCTTCAACTGTTAGCTTTTCATGATCAAATGGAACTTGATAAGGAgggaaaaaatgtatttttttaagTAATGTTTCACAAATTTCTAGATACAAAGCAGGTCTAAAGCATCCTAGGGATTAACTTGGGATTATAAGTGATGTCTGGCATTGTTTTTCAAACCTCTTCATGCTAAGACATACATGTCAAGGTAAAGCAGGAAAAGGAAATGCTAGAGAAGTTCAAAATATCCAATGAATGCTTTGTTAGTGATTGAAATTTTAGTACTTTTCTACTTGGTATTAATGGTCATTGCAACTTCAAAATTTCTTTTGTGTTGGTATAATatccaaaaaacaaaacaatCCTCCATTTCCTATTTGTTTAGTTTCTCTACTGTCTTTGCCTATCATGTAGATGCATTTAACTATCTTGCATTGAGATGTTATTAATGGTAGGCAGGTTACGATTTCTCCTAGCTTCATCATTACCAGCTCTTGGAGCTCATGCTTGAACATCTAGAACAAAGAACTTTGCTGCTTAGCTAGCTCTGTCTATTTGAAAGTTAGAAGGTGCTTGAACCTTGTATGTAACCTTGTTCAAAGTTCTAGCGGCATTTCTATGGAGTGGTCAACCAATCACCTTGTGGGGTGGTTCTCCTTCTATCTGTTTGTGTCTGCGAGTTTGGCCGTGCCACACTGCTTTTCGCTTCtgcttttagtcattttgtcCCCCTTTATCCATATGATCAGATAAGAAGATCGCTTTTGAATGAAGACGAGTACGGTTTCCGTAGGGCAAAGCGACCAATTTACTATGACGAAGGTTTAGAGGTACTTACTAGTAGCACCCTCCTGCTTATTGCCTTGCAATAGATTGAGGATTGAATTCTCACTATGCAACCCTAATTCTATCCTCTGATCCTCCCCTTCCATCGGTGTATTCTTTTTCTTGAGATGCAGAAAACGAGGCAGACATTAAATGAAAAGATAAGTCAACTTAATTCTGCTATTGACAATGTCTCTTCTCGGCTGAGAGGTGGCAATAGCATGCCTCCGGTGCCAATTGAGGCTGATCCTGAAGAAGCGACAATGTAAGGGCTGCCTTTGTTGTGTGATGAAGTGGTTTCCGTATCCAGTTCAACTTGTTTCTGAAACTATTGGACTCTTCCTATTTACTGATTTCTAGAAGTATTACTCTGTGCGCTTGAGGAGCCTATTTTCATTGCTCACTTTGTTTTTCACCCAAGATCCTTTCTCTGTTTGAGATTTCTTTCATCCGTTCCATAACAAGGAAATGGCTGGTACGCAGTAGAGTTATTAGTTGGTATTGGCTGCTGGTAACTTCTTAATTGCTCAAACGTCTCTCAAACTTTGGGGACCCGTACATTGTGTTTCAGTATGAATATCATCATGGAAAATAATTTCAGACCGCTAGCTTATGCCTGGAAGTCTTAATTGTTTGAACAATCTTCCTAACTGACGTTCAAGACTGGATTAACAGTCACACGGATGCCCAGATGCTAGAATCACCTTGAGTACCCGTTGTAACCCTTCTTCCCGTTATGATTTTTTATAGTATGAACGATGCGATTTAGTGCTTTCCCCGTTGACAACCCAAAACCCTCCTTTAAGTTCCCCCTCTATCTTCGTCACTTCGAACTGAAAGAAGGGAAACAACAGTGAGAGCTAGAGTGTTTTGTACTATTGGTTTCTTTGTTATTTTCTAATTAGGGCATTTAGGCGCTGACTCCCCTTGGAAATCTtaaattagatttttttttaataagaaaaatatctgGATGAAATCAACTCCAATCACTGTTATAAATCACACCATATGCTTCTCGAAACCATAATTGCATATAAGATTGTTACAAATCGTCCAACAACGCAAATGTGTTGGAAATCTAGAATTAGATATCatgaacaaaaaaaaggaaaacaataaatacttgtttggattgcttgtttccgtcgaaaaatattgtcgttttccgtgatcacatttccctatcaccttttttcctcaaatatatcaaatcgctacagtaatttttccatgaaaaatgacgaaaaatgcaatccaaacacaacctaaacTTTTAACCTGCAAGCCATTATTGTCTTGATGGACCCAATGCTTTAAAATTCTACGATTCTTAAAATTCACTTAATAGCTAGTTTGGACGTTtaagttagaaaagaaaagatgaaaaatgttaagttatgaaaaaaaagaagagattttAATATTGTTTAGAAGTTTTAGAAGAAAATAGAATGATTTTGAACATATATGTCAATAAAAATTCATTCAATAGTTTTGTTAGGATAAAATGGAcaattttaaaaagttttgtAAGCTTCCATCAGCGTTTTTGGTCGAAAAAAATTTGCACTGTAGCAACACCAGGCATCCTCAAAAtccatttgtttcttttcttttccgtttcACTTGAAAGTCCAAAAGTAAGAAAATGTACCTTTCATTTCGATTCCATTGGAATCTCAATTCCCAAACTAGCTATAAAGAGGAGTCTCTACTTCCATCGAATCTCCATTTCCCTTTCCTCTCCTTaaattagattaagttatagAAATTCTATCGGTCcgaccgaaaaaaaaaaaaaaaaaacaaactagcTATAAAGAGGaaaagcgaaaaaaaaaaaaaaaaaaaaaaaagcgcagCCCCAGAACGGGCGACAAACAAAACAGAGCTGCACGCACGCAAAAGGTTGGTGGAATTACAAATCCGGATGAAGAAACATCATCCCCTCTATACCATACCCCGTCCCTCACCGTCCATAAGATAAGCCTACCTGGTGGTGGGGACGGAGACTCTACTAGAGTTATTTGGAGGCAGTAGTAGCAACATCAGCAGCAGCAATTGGATGTAAATCAGGAGGAGGAGGGGAAGGAGAAGACAGAAAAAGTTGAATTTGGTCCAAGAAAGAGAGATGCTGGGCCCTGTCTTTGCGCTTGACGTATCCTTTGGCCTCTTTCTCGGAGTAGCAGTGGTATCCCTTCTCCCCGTTCCTCTTCCAGAGCGCCTCCGCATAGGTTGAGTGTGCGTAGTAGGCCTCGGCCTCTATGGGAAGGGGGTCatgatcctcctcctcctcctcctggaTGAGGACGACCCTGACGGGCAGCCTCTCGTAGTGACCGCGAGTGACGCCCTCCAAGTCGTCCATGCGGGCCAATGCCCTTGGGGAGACGGAGTAGAGCTCGCCGGAGACAGGGTGGCCGCGGCCGTGAAAATTGAGCAGGAAGGGAACTCTGTAGGGCCCGCAGACGAGAGGGAGTTGGTTGGCGGTCCGGCAGAGGCCCAGGAAGGCGGCATCTCCGGAGGCCATCATGTCTTGTAAGAGGGTGTGATTGGAGAAACCGTGCTTGAGAGTTCCGTAGGTGAAAATTAGGGTGCTGCTGCCGCCGCCGCTGCAAGTAGAAGTATTATCATTATGGAGGGAGTAATGGTTGCCCATGCCCATTTCTCCCAGCCTGTCTGCTGCTCCCATTCCGACCCTCCAAATAAAATCCCTAATTCCCCTTTGGTTGGATCTGGGAAGTCGGTCGGGAGAATTGAGAGAAATATTTTTGGTTTATATTCAGCGATGATGATAGACAGACTGCCCCCCTCCTCCCTTCCACTGCTCTCTGATTTTTCCCAGGAGGACGGATGATGAAGGatgggtgttttttttttttttactactaTATATATAGTGATTaccgttgaaaaaaaaaaaaaaaagagtctatTTTTTTGTCAGCGCCTGCTCTCTGACGTCGAGCGTGGATTgggttcttcttcttcttcttctttacgCAATTGCAACTTTTAAGACGGACGGCTTCTTGAAAATCAAGCTTCATTTTCTCTCACGCAAGTATTCGGCATCAACTTCAGCTAATAAACTAGTGATTCTGATTACAAGTTACAGCAACGAATTTGAATGGATCTACTACAATAGGCAGCTAGAAGCTGAGAAAACCACATGGTGGTGGTGCTGCTGTTCCCCCATTTTGTCTAATCATCAAATCTATTCTTACAATGAATATGTGCCCGCCCtactaattaataatatcaCAAACTTGAGATCATCAGACGACCGACCTAAATCAAATGGCGGAGGAGCTCTCCCGACACAATGCAAAAGACCTGGCCAGTTTCACAGCATCTTGCACCCTAAGCCGAGTTCCTTGTTGCCCAACAACCACAGATGCCACCTTAGCGGCAAAGCCACCCATACCTTTCAAATCCGAAACTCCCCGCAGTATACCATACAATATACCTGAAGCATAAGCATCCCCCGCACCACAAGTATCCACCGGCGGCGTGCAAGGAGGAGCAGGAATATACACTGCTTCCCCTTTCACCCCGATATAAGATCCTCTTGGTCCATCCGTCACCGATACTAGAGGCACAAAGTGGCTTAGGTACCTTGTAGCCGAAACGGGGCTTTCCTTCGACGAAAAGTGACAGAAAGCTCTGGCTTCATCGCTATTCGCGAAAACGATGTCAGCATAGTTAGCCATGATGTCCCTGGGccgcccccaaaaaaaaaaaaagaaacagcaCCTCATTAGCAAACCACAAATTACTCGTTAGGAATTGGGTTTGAAAGATCAGAATATGCTGCATAGCATCGCCTAAATGCACCAGGTTCCAAGCTCTAATAGTTTAAGAACAACAAGCTGACAAAGTAGCAGATACTTGAGGAGGCCTATGTAAATTAGTACTGCTCAATGCTTCTCTACAGTTAATTAAATAGATCTTCGAGTATGAAGGGGAAGCCGTACAAAAATCTAAAGCAAATCTTCTGAAAGAGTTGTTATACGCTAAACTCCAGTGCTAAGACATATAAGAAACGAGGCGGAGGCTGGGAAGAACATATGCCATATTTACCAAAAATCATCATAGTGTCTCTCAATGCAAGAAATATCTGATGCTGTGACAGCGACTAAAGCACCAAAGCTGCGGGCAACCTCACATGCTTTTGATATGGTTTTGATTGTATCAGGAAATTCAAATAGATATCCTTCAACAATGAGCACATCTGTTTTGCAAATTGAGCTAGCCAAGGAGGAATCGTAACTAATGGTGGAAGATGTACCCTGTCACCACAAACAAAGAGAGTCTAAGTAAAAGAACATGTGCAAAATAAAAAGGGGCAGTACCCTGACAATGTGCGTAACACGAAATACAATATACATTCATTGAAAACTGCAGAATGGTTTTTGAGAGAATAAAGGCAGTGCAAATATCATTCCACCCAAAACAATAGGGTCACTCCATTTAATCAAAAGATGCATGCTGCTTTATACTCACAGccagaaaacaaaaatttgctGCAGAACCTATCTGCAAATGAATAGGGCCTAAGTTGTGGTTGACAGAGAGATAATGCCTCCAGTCATCATGTAGACAGTGAGATTATGCACAACAACATCACAGTGGAAATTAGTTATTCAAAATGTCaaactatattttttttttaaaaaaaaagggaaagaatgcTGTTTTTACTATATATATCCATAAAACCATTTCAGCGCCGCCAACTCCAGCTGATATCGATAAGCTACATCCTTTCGTCATTATCATCATAACTACATAAAGCTAATCATCAAGTTTATCAAGTGCTTTTCCTTAAAGCAAATCCGTCACCTCATTATCTACTCTCAAGTAGGGACTACAATAGCATCTAAAACAATTTAATGTAATTTGAAATTGGTTAAACCTAAAATACAAACGTCAAAGAGTACGTAAATGAAGTTTCTAAGCATTAAACTTTCTTTGATCAGTCATAGCTGCCATGACCGTAGCACTGTTAGGATCGCAGGAAGCTGCCACCACAATTCCTCAAATACAACCATGCTAACTTTAATCGAGCACCAAAGCCTACATTCTATCTTATAACAAGGCCACCAACACAACCAAAACTTCAGTATCACCAGATATGCGAGTACCCAACACTAGAATACTGGCCTTGTTATCAATTGATTATTTTAGCTAATTATAGATTCAGATTTTCAATAATCAGTTTTTTGACGTTTTGGTTTGGTTTTGCACTTAGATTATAGATTTTTTAATAGCCAAATAAGCTAAAATCCATAATCTACCAAAGATTTTTGCTGATTCTGATTATTTTCTATAATCAGCTTATGCAAAATCTTAAGCAAAAGAACTAGGCCACTCCAAAAAGCATCAATTTTTGTGAAACACGAACTCATGGTGAGCAAAACAAAAGGAGCTCCACCACTGGTTGAACTTGATGCAAAAAACTTCTTCCCTG containing:
- the LOC113724755 gene encoding uncharacterized protein is translated as MATGGIAPSFLSGGNHLKGYQLWSPNSSSLVKTPTLTVQKNLSRRRLPRNWTVHATYNDHRGGGGGDFVAGFLLGGAIFGTLAYVFAPQIRRSLLNEDEYGFRRAKRPIYYDEGLEKTRQTLNEKISQLNSAIDNVSSRLRGGNSMPPVPIEADPEEATM
- the LOC113724757 gene encoding putative gamma-glutamylcyclotransferase At3g02910 is translated as MGAADRLGEMGMGNHYSLHNDNTSTCSGGGSSTLIFTYGTLKHGFSNHTLLQDMMASGDAAFLGLCRTANQLPLVCGPYRVPFLLNFHGRGHPVSGELYSVSPRALARMDDLEGVTRGHYERLPVRVVLIQEEEEEDHDPLPIEAEAYYAHSTYAEALWKRNGEKGYHCYSEKEAKGYVKRKDRAQHLSFLDQIQLFLSSPSPPPPDLHPIAAADVATTASK